The Cryptomeria japonica chromosome 9, Sugi_1.0, whole genome shotgun sequence DNA segment TTGAAactgtaaataatggcttaaatctttaaatgccaatgtgatagagtagatgttacttttctgtgttttgtgagttccaattttgaagtcgtgccaagctcggctctgtaaataagttgtcattttgtttcttgttttctgttAGTGACAAGTACTTATAACATGGCTCTCtcttgattctccatcgtgggatccacacgaccattggaggttgtcaagaagagtcagccatgtatagtagagttctatATGTAGCAGACTAGGGAATGGCGTCGGCCGTTTTAGCagactggccctaggcgagcttgatgatagcccggctaggtatcagtgaccaagaggaatcacttgcagggtagactaTAGTCTAGGCCATTAGCCTCAGAccagaggaagatgggatcaaagggagagaagatccaagcatgaggaggcAAACAACTTAGAAaaagttgtaggtataatccatggtagagcaaACCCTGCAAGGTGGCTAATGAGATccggtggattagtgagttggtgggtttacgaaagtgaattcacacaGAGCAGAGTATCAAACCTCGGTACTGAGGATCTatagtggattaggggaatagtgaGAGGAGCATTCCCGGGTTAGGCtaagaagaaagccttagagtgagtcaagctgactcaagcaatctaAGATCCTCCCTATTAGTTATGTTCTTTAATTTTTGCTACTTAAGAAACAAAATGCCACAAAAAAAATTGTGTTGATGcatatgtttgtatgtatatgtGTTTATGTGTCTGTCATTCTTTCTCTCTATATATCATGCACTCACAcatacataaacatgcatatatacacataaatatcaAACTTTCTGACCTCCTCCTCACCTATGCAATAGAATCCCTCATCGGTACAGACAAGTAACTCTCATATTAATAGCCTACATAGTAAACCCTAAAGCTTGACACGAAAAATGATTCAGTCTACCTAGTAACCTTGGTGTGATGTGTCATGTTTTTTAGTGTTCTATTTCTGTAGTCATACaattatgcatatgtatgtgtgtatatttgTTTGATTGTATGTATTTCAGTGTCTATCTATATATATCATGCACACACTTGTGTCTGCCCTTGTTGTCATCATCGCTCGTATAATGTGTATTTTCCCTTGTTGATATTGTTGCTCATATAATGTGTGTTTGCCATTGCCTATGTGCTCCAAAACAACTGACTAATCTTCATGTTCAATCTATTGGTACTCatatttttagtgttttgtttCTCTACTCAGCCAATTATGCATATGCCATTCTCTCTCTATATGTCACGCACATGGACATGCACAAGCattaacatacatatatacataggcaattatatgttgcatgttatatATACGGAGAATGACACAGACACAAACACATACACATAGACACAGACATATGCATCATTGGATGACTAGGAACATTAAAAATATCTTGTTCTGCCTATCACAAACAactatatgtgatttttggaaaagtcaataacacgaagtTTCTTACCTTTATTCTAGACACTTCCCGACTAAACTAGCTCGAAAAAGGTAGGAAGAGTCAATAacccaaaatttgtcaaaatatttgAGATGGTTGATTGTGATCAGCAAAATTAGGTCGAAAATGGTGATAAAAAactcatgttttttattaaggtaaaaacagagtttgaaggggccccaaaaccctttacaataggatcttaaaagataatagcattaagaaaccaaaaggaacaaaCCAACGAAAAGCCAGCAAAAAACCAGAGATAATAGgctaaagccccaaaaaaccaaCAAAAACCAGTCAGGCCCGAGAGaagaaactaattaatattttttagggcattagccaaggtATTGTTAATCCCATACAGGTcattgatattttccctaagattagggatatccttagcagaagcagccgcagctttcttgacacttgccctggTCCTCTTTGCAGCTCCAcctggagtagcttcaccactaccaatctcaatagtatcttcatccatgtcaaggtccaccaccggtttAGGAGAGCTGGAATTATCGAgaaccttagcaatatcctcaaggtttttagtgacagcagacaggatattcgggataatgccTAGCAAATTTTTCATCGCCACCTtcccttcttccagcgatttaaccttctcctccatttcctgcttccattttatctgatccctGTCATAATCCTTCCTTTTTTCATCCATCTGTTTCCCATTGTTTTCCAGGTTCTTCAAaagttcatatgtccatctgtcataatccaatctgacctcagtgagttttttaaggttatccaagaataaccctttaccaacactttccttatcctcacttaaatTGTCCTTAGTCGTATCCTTCTtaggttccttgttcttctccctcttaGAATTCACATCTTTTTCCTCATTACCCTTGTCTTCCACATCCACCATAGGTTCACTGTTGTCATTGCCAGGGCTAGCACTGTGGATTGGGCTATCATTGTCGGACTCATTCTCACTTTCTTCATCCTCtgcacccacatcctcatctttccagTTGTCTTCCCCCTCAGAGTCATCCATATCCATTTCACTGCCATCTTTTCCAGTTTCCTCTGTATCTTTCTTTTCTTCGTGGGCTTTCGTCCCAaaggcactcttactttttttgctagaggacgccttctccttgTTGGATTCTCCTGCCTCCAGCTTTCTCTTGCCTATCCTTGGAGAagtggataacctcttgttttctagcATGGCAAGGGTTtcacagtgctcataaatgagcaacaaAAGCTCGCAATGGAGAACCAGATTCGAGGGATTCTTATTGTGTTTATTGAGAGATCTTGAAAGGGATctgaagagatagtagggcagggaaacccttttatcatgtctgaaatggtttaatagaacaaagtggtaagtgtgggccctaaAAAAATGGCCCTCAACAGTAATAAgttccattatggcattcaaaacccaaccccaaattttcttgatgttggaggcttcatagtaaccccctgtggctttgccaattttagccctctctttttccttacACAGAAAAAGATTAACCGCGTTATTGGAaactttaaggtctctaaaaaattgagccctgagtggggcataccagtCACAGTCGCAATGAGTCTCGCGTCCAATTTGAACtttaccccatagattttaaaggacccattacaccaattttcagaaattttggaaacaacaaggttaaccctacctttgttgtAATCAactagcttctccataaagcttgtgagggaccctttttccagcttcgccCACACTTTCGGCATCGCCTTCCATCTTGATgtgttgtctggttcctccctccttaaatctcctcccatattcgAATTCGGATTTTCAACTctgttcttctgcaaactcaaCATTTTCTTCCCGTAGTTACTCGaaattttgaaaaggatgacccacaaagtgtgcgaagtAATATTAAATTTGATTGAGATTCTGTCACTTTGCcaggtaatcattacctttccatcaaagcataatttATTCATATAACCTATCATGATTATGCAGTCCTTCTCTCCTCGTAATtatgtcctttctaaggagctcttttatgttcatattaatatcttccccatgccaaattatTTGAGAATCAGAATTAACTCCTAGGTTCGCCAAACAGtctgccaccatatttttctctctaaaggcatgttgaataattatttctttaaaattaGCGATGATTTTCCTagctttcaaaataatgttttcaatcGACCATGATGGCTCggactcccccttcaaacacttaataatattaagtgaatctccctcaagccataatttatcatgattaaggttCTTAGCTATAATTAGAGTATTCAGCGCAGCTGAGGCCTCAacaaaatgactagtttgactccctaaaggaccagccaccgccactaggcaacttccagcaaaattcctgacaatgcccccataaccagctttacctgggttccccttagaggccccatcaaagttagccttaatccatccctaaggaggaaaacaccaaactagaccttctcttcccttctccttactagttATGGTAGTGGAAaggttccacctgtcattgaagtcatctttagcagctGATCCATTATCAGTACCATAGATGCATTCAAATATGCTCCTGtgaattttatccaccaccacttcagcgatggcacttttatccctaaaaatcctattgttgcgctctttccatatattccaaataacattcaggaaagtaagtttccaagtctccacaatcttaggattagaattagggcaatgccattgctgCTATGATTACCCTAGGGAATTCggaaaaacccagctcaacttccacctgctcaaaatgattttccaaatttcctgactaaatgtgcattgattgagaatatggcaagcagtctcttcttccctgcaacaaagagaacacctattaggaaaaacaaaacctctcttttgaaggttgtctagagttaaaaccttgttttggatgaaaatctaaaaaaaagatattaaccttaggaactaattTCTTGTTCTAGaatttagcccaaataggaatttcttcaacaacttcaTTTTGGATAGCCACAGCTGAGGACACTGAATATTTCCCATCCAAGGTTTCCCTCCAAATCAATatgtcttctttgttgtctctaggaactttagcagagagagcaatctgaaggaatttTAGCCCCGAACACTgctagctaaaatcaatccatttcccatttctccagtaatctctgaccaactcaccaaacctgcttttgaaccaatATTTCTAGTcattaaggattggaatttcctccagaggtttatccattatccacctgtcttcccaaaatcttatactccTACTATCCCCCAAATTTCACATTCAACCAGCAATGGCCCAACTTTTAGCCGATTGGACTGCATTCCATATtgcagaaccttcaacaataaaagattcatctaaaaattcttcctcagaaggttgcatatgaagatatttatttttccagattaaatttcattctctttcctcccctttcattctccaaatttgtttagctaataaagTCTTATTCATAGAACTTatattccttaagcccaacccCCCTGAGGCCTTAGAAGAAcagattttattccaggcaataagaggaattctatttttgacttctacccccgaccaaagaaactttttttggattctttctatAGCTTCCAcaaactttctggggattttgaacaaactgagagcataaacaggcaagttttggagagtggtTTTGAGCAGAGTAACTTTGCCCGCTTGACTTAGGACTAcccctttccaaccaaccaatTTTGAGTTGAATCTATCCACCAACTTATTCTAGAAATTATCCGTAGGCTtaatacacagaggaagccccagatAAGAAGAGGGAAACTTAGCTATTTTacagccaagaattctttcaatccttaattgtctttgaacaggggtattgatgaagaacaaataactcttatcccaattaattttttgaccagaggcaaattcataaatattcaacacattcttcatgtttttagcttccttaatggtggcttcccccattgtgatagagtcatcaacaaactgttcatgagagCAAGTGAAATTAGATGAAGATGGTTTCAGTCCTctgagattgccttcttccacatttttaaaaataaatctacccaagctttcagctaaaatagtaaacaagataggggaaatggggtccccttgtctaagacctcttgaacttttgaagaaacttgatGGGGATCCACTGACAATAACAacagaagaggaagtttccatcagttgagagcaaagctgaataactttttctccaaaaccaaacgctttcataatccttaagagaaactgtcaattcactctatcataagctttagccatatctaacttcagaAAGAAACCCTGATTATTAGCCGCTTttagagaa contains these protein-coding regions:
- the LOC131858264 gene encoding DNA polymerase II subunit B4-like, whose protein sequence is MLENKRLSTSPRIGKRKLEAGESNKEKASSSKKSKSAFGTKAHEEKKDTEETGKDGSEMDMDDSEGEDNWKDEDVGAEDEESENESDNDSPIHSASPGNDNSEPMVDVEDKGNEEKDVNSKREKNKEPKKDTTKDNLSEDKESVIVAVIAITRSAAITLDSGYRVE